In Musa acuminata AAA Group cultivar baxijiao chromosome BXJ2-10, Cavendish_Baxijiao_AAA, whole genome shotgun sequence, a genomic segment contains:
- the LOC135624347 gene encoding uncharacterized protein LOC135624347 produces the protein MLGRLVARRTATKALLQCPKTIPLPVSAARCFVTGGGDASSSQERLALDMIRYALGHARSQKSGDSYAHAMLVLEQGLSNLRGVVGAGGAVDGAGSSDNAMVMLMLAMSTLHYERGELRDAAEKLEMVGQLGRASLDLRVAAWESRVGLNLETSEDVTSKLVEDDCSRLLRTSTESGLPVSEVTKLRAKYIKGLVDLVNGDVKSAELSFGGSKDRGLEEGNGLLSRGEFSHCTGNFSFAKELYEKALLTSEARDTSSISYLAAANMVPEEVIIGATCALGQLLSHSGKFEEAEELLTKALVKAEEHFGSTHPKVGVVLTCIAIMYKHKAQMEASSSILIQEGLYRKATDLLKAPSLDGEVDVQVDGCDIVALARGGYADLLCIQQNRKQEGERMKKWAESMWRNRRLSLAEALEFSEPSKSAVVDTRICRVL, from the exons ATGCTCGGTCGATTAGTTGCGAGGAGAACAGCAACCAAAGCTCTCCTACAATGCCCCAAAACCATCCCACTGCCTGTCTCCGCAGCTCGGTGCTTCGTGACCGGCGGCGGAGATGCCTCCTCCTCTCAGGAGCGACTCGCCCTCGACATGATCCGCTACGCCCTCGGCCACGCCAGATCCCAGAAATCAG GTGATTCGTATGCCCACGCGATGCTGGTTCTGGAGCAAGGGTTGTCCAATTTGAGGGGAGTTGTCGGAGCCGGAGGAGCTGTGGATGGGGCTGGTTCGAGCGACAACGCCATGGTCATGCTCATGCTCGCCATGTCCACTTTGCACTATGAGAG AGGGGAGCTTCGAGATGCTGCCGAGAAGCTCGAGATGGTTGGCCAGTTGGGGCGAGCCTCCTTGGATCTCAGAG TTGCAGCTTGGGAGAGTCGGGTAGGGTTAAACTTGGAGACAAGTGAG GATGTCACTTCAAAGCTGGTCGAAGATGATTGTTCCCGTTTGCTAAGAACCAGCACAGAGAGTGGTTTACCTGTGTCGGAGGTCACCAAACTTCGTGCTAAATACATTAAGGGTCTTGTTGATCTTGTAAACGGGGATGTCAAATCAG CGGAGTTATCTTTTGGTGGTTCTAAGGACCGTGGCCTGGAAGAAG GAAACGGCCTTCTTTCTCGAGGGGAATTTTCACATTGCACTGGGAATTTCTCATTTGCAAAAGAGTTATATGAGAAAGCACTCTTGACTTCCGAAGCCAGAGATACTTCCAGCATTTCTTATCTAGCTGCTGCTAATATGGTTCCCGAAGAAGTTATAATCGGAGCTACCTGTGCCTTGGGGCAGCTTTTATCTCATTCAGG GAAATTTGAAGAGGCAGAAGAACTGCTGACAAAGGCTCTTGTTAAGGCTGAAGAACACTTTG GTTCAACTCATCCAAAGGTTGGTGTTGTGTTGACTTGCATAGCCATCATGTATAAACATAAGGCACAGATGGAAGCATCGAGTTCTATACTGATCCAGGAG GGACTATATAGGAAGGCCACAGATTTGCTCAAAGCCCCCTCCTTGGATGGTGAAG TTGATGTGCAGGTAGATGGATGCGACATAGTCGCCCTAGCAAGAG GTGGATATGCAGATCTGTTATGCATTCAACAAAACAGAAAGCAAGAAGGGGAGCGAATGAAGAAGTGGGCTGAGTCTATGTGGAGGAACCGACGATTATCTCTTGCGGAAGCCCTGGAATTTTCTGAGCCTTCAAAATCTGCAGTTGTCGACACCCGAATATGCCGAGTCCTGTAG
- the LOC103999631 gene encoding putative cyclin-D7-1, producing MSENFFFPLMESSGPCLLCDEEPFLLSPTPSPRRSSSPPPNADEDRDNSLRDLLEREHQYAPRRGYLAYLRQSSNLSAARTRAVRYIAQVCSRLNLATGTAFSAVNYLDRFISMNCVMRWEEWMVDLLSVACLSIASKMDEVSIPSWYDLQMEDLNHSFAASTIQEMELMVLERLDWRLACITPLSYVEVLTWGSEHTRTPCIARTIELLLCALSESEFLRFDPSSVAVSALKTIAGSEAGFFFSMLPFLIPLQHTGEVNGCQKMMDELSIRTHSVVYLRTAQCVPHVAEADPN from the exons ATGTCAGAGAACTTCTTCTTTCCCTTGATGGAGAGCAGCGGTCCGTGCCTCTTGTGCGACGAGGAGCCCTTCCTTCTTAGTCCCACACCATCACCGAGACGTTCTTCTTCACCTCCACCCAACGCCGACGAAGACCGAGATAACAGCCTGCGTGATCTCCTGGAGAGGGAGCATCAGTATGCGCCCCGACGTGGCTACTTAGCTTACCTGCGGCAGTCTTCCAATCTCTCCGCTGCAAGAACCAGAGCAGTACGATACATCGCACAG GTTTGCAGCCGGTTAAACCTGGCTACCGGCACTGCCTTCAGCGCTGTGAACTACCTCGATCGATTCATCTCCATGAACTGTGTCATG AGGTGGGAAGAGTGGATGGTGGACCTGTTATCGGTCGCCTGCCTCTCCATTGCTTCCAAGATGGACGAGGTCTCCATTCCTTCGTGGTATGATCTCCAG ATGGAGGACCTGAACCATTCGTTTGCGGCGAGCACGATCCAAGAGATGGAATTGATGGTCCTCGAGAGGCTGGACTGGCGGCTCGCATGCATCACGCCCTTGTCGTACGTGGAAGTCCTGACGTGGGGTTCGGAGCACACACGCACTCCGTGCATTGCTCGCACGATCGAGCTCCTCCTCTGCGCTTTATCAG AGAGCGAATTCCTCCGTTTTGATCCGTCGAGCGTGGCAGTGTCGGCTCTCAAAACCATCGCAGGAAGCGAAGCCGGCTTCTTCTTCTCCATGCTCCCCTTCTTGATTCCTCTGCAACACACG GGGGAGGTTAATGGATGCCAGAAGATGATGGATGAGCTCTCCATACGCACGCATTCTGTGGTTTACTTGAGAACGGCTCAGTGCGTTCCTCATGTAGCAGAAGCAGACCCAAATTGA